Proteins from one Danaus plexippus chromosome 2, MEX_DaPlex, whole genome shotgun sequence genomic window:
- the LOC116779819 gene encoding la protein homolog, producing the protein MTEEKEVQAENNESQDKENKNEDEQNKNAEVDSTEEKSELDSSIIRQIEYYFGDLNLPRDKFLREQVKLDDGWVPLEVLTRFNRLAKLTTDIGVIANAISKSTSGLLEISDDNLKVRRNPELPIPEMNEERRKELVSRTIYAKGFGKDASLDDILKYFKQFEEVENIIMRKYQDRKTKTFIFKGSVFATFKTKDQADKFMETKDYKFNDTDLLVMWQDAYVEKKREEYAKLSANKKNKNKNGESEQKEKSEFKLPTGTVLHFSQGHDKMTREDVKEVLTPLGGEVAFISFKVGDTEGWVRLANEGDAKKVAEKIPDGKIKIGESEVVFRVLEGEEEKNYLDKTIEEMSKRRQNMKKQKKGGKPQYRKRKQDNHDDAPRAKTRAS; encoded by the exons atgacTGAAGAAAAAGAGGTACAAGCTGAAAATAACGAGAGTcaagataaagaaaataaaaatgaggatgaacaaaacaaaaatgcaGAAGTTGACAGTACAGAAGAAAAATCTGAATTGGACAGTAGTATAATTCGTCAAATCGAATACTATTTTG GTGACCTTAACCTACCAAGAGACAAATTTCTCAGAGAGCAAGTCAAGCTTGATGATGGCTGGGTGCCACTGGAAGTGTTGACCAGATTTAACAGACTTGCAAAACTGACGACTGATATCGGAGTTATTGCAAATGCTATCAGCAAGTCTACATCAGGTCTTCTAGAG ataTCTGATGACAATCTAAAAGTCAGACGGAATCCTGAATTGCCGATACCTGAGATGAATGAAGAAAGACGTAAGGAGTTAGTTTCTAGAACAATCTATGCTAAAGGATTCGGCAAAGACGCCTCCCTCGATgacatactaaaatatttcaagcaGTTTGAAGAAGTggaaaacattattatgagGAAATATCAAGATAGGAAGACAAAGACATTCATTTTTAAGGGTTCAGTATTCGCTACCTTCAAGACAAAAGATCAG GCAGATAAATTTATGGAAACAAaggattataaatttaatgataccGACCTACTGGTTATGTGGCAAGACGCATACGTAGAGAAAAAGAGGGAGGAATATGCAAAATTGTCAGCaaacaaaaagaataaaaacaaaaatggagAATCCGAG CAAAAAGAGAAAAGTGAATTCAAACTGCCCACTGGAACAGTGCTTCACTTCAGCCAGGGTCATGACAAAATGACCAGAGAGGATGTCAAAGAAGTCCTCACTCCATTAG GTGGGGAGGTGGCTTTTATCAGTTTTAAGGTGGGAGATACAGAGGGTTGGGTTCGTCTGGCTAATGAAGGTGATGCTAAGAAAGTAGCCGAGAAGATTCCGGATGGTAAAATCAAGATCGGCGAATCTGAGGTCGTTTTCCGCGTATTAGAAGGGGAAGAAGAGAAGAATTACCTCGATAAGACTATAGAAGAAATGTCAAAGAGACGACAGAATATGAAAAAACAGAAGAAAGGTGGCAAACCACAGTACAGGAAAAGGAAACAAGATAATCACGACGATGCACCAAGAGCAAAAACAAGAGCAAGCTAA
- the LOC116765270 gene encoding uncharacterized protein LOC116765270 has product MKPEPSSGEDEKDGIVTGDVIGDTAYSERFVLRLLLKFANLDTLSEELKEKTFEGDLCTLWDMTAERDVVVFLQKHDTLKLINFSWPIIESPRIIEILIGIIGNMCCQKEVTEKLLEMKTFVKSLLLYIQSDDSLIIIQLLRLINSSLFLAQDNFVSTWIELFISSGYSNNLYYILKNSSNKELLVTGLENFNTICSYCNTERHRTQFFGHFVNSVAMESLSTAFIEVVVNQKDSCERDELERILLISLQILLNLVGFEKSCEMYNENKDDVTKMISIVLSYYEEKLNNKEIDLDLVDIIESTTTIVRALEIAEVCSHKQYFRPSYSMWKTLSEIAIFDKNGGASFENEDKEELQVFSKKFKACLSTLIFTYMEKATIENLLKVLDEIGDDYDEFLSLVRDVDLAKAVSERCSGYRTRLKETENC; this is encoded by the coding sequence ATGAAACCAGAACCGTCGTCCGGCGAAGACGAAAAGGATGGAATTGTTACCGGTGATGTTATTGGAGATACAGCTTACAGTGAACGATTTGTGTTGAGACTATTACTGAAATTTGCTAATTTAGACACTTTATCTGAGGAATTAAAAGAGAAAACGTTTGAAGGAGATCTTTGCACACTCTGGGATATGACTGCAGAACGCGATGTAGTTGTATTTCTTCAAAAACACGATACACTGAAGCTAATCAATTTTTCTTGGCCCATAATCGAGTCCCCGCGAATTATAGAAATTCTTATCGGCATTATTGGAAACATGTGTTGTCAGAAAGAAGTAACTGAGAAGCTGTtagaaatgaaaacatttgtaaAGTCTCTGCTGTTGTATATACAATCGGAtgatagtttaataattatacagtTACTTCGTCTTATTAATTCAAGTTTATTCTTAGCACAAGACAATTTTGTATCAACATGGATAGAACTATTCATAAGTTCGGGTTATTCTAacaatctatattatatacttaagaATTCATCTAATAAAGAACTTTTAGTGACCGGtttggaaaattttaacactATATGTTCTTACTGTAACACTGAAAGGCACAGGACACAGTTCTTTGGTCACTTTGTTAACTCTGTTGCCATGGAATCTTTATCAACAGCATTTATAGAGGTTGTTGTAAATCAAAAGGACTCTTGTGAGAGAGATGAATtagaaagaatattattaattagtttacagattttattaaatttagtagGCTTTGAAAAATCGTGTGAAATGTACAATGAGAATAAAGATGATGTTACAAAGATGATATCCATCGTGCTATCATActatgaagaaaaattaaacaataaagagATTGACTTGGATCTAGTCGATATAATTGAATCCACAACAACTATAGTGAGAGCCCTTGAAATAGCTGAGGTTTGTAGTCACAAACAATACTTCCGTCCCAGTTACAGTATGTGGAAGACGTTGAGCGAAATCGCAATTTTCGATAAAAATGGAGGAGCCAGCTTCGAAAATGAAGACAAAGAGGAACTGCAGGTCttttctaaaaaatttaaagcctGTTTGAGTACACTAATTTTCACTTACATGGAAAAAGCAACAATTGAAAACCTATTGAAAGTTTTAGACGAAATAGGCGATGATTACGATGAGTTCCTGAGTTTAGTGAGGGATGTTGATTTGGCCAAGGCAGTCTCGGAAAGATGCTCAGGTTATAGGACAAGGTTAAAAGAGACGgagaattgttaa